From Pseudobdellovibrio exovorus JSS, a single genomic window includes:
- a CDS encoding protein jag has product MAGFFSKLFGGGAKKDNNLESVVEATLNGILEKGNFDLSYELNLSKKDDVTEIKIDFSGNDEALLKDYKGQLLDAIQLIIKRVTQHHFADIQTNVLVDCGGYREESEAALIERAEHLKTIAIEQGKSVYYRALPPKERKVVHQYLAQDGRVKSRSLGDGLYKKIKIYPATKSGNGQGGQANGADTVAGEN; this is encoded by the coding sequence ATGGCTGGATTTTTCAGTAAATTATTCGGTGGTGGAGCTAAAAAAGATAATAATCTGGAATCAGTTGTAGAAGCGACTCTGAACGGTATTCTTGAAAAAGGTAACTTTGACCTTTCTTATGAATTGAATCTATCTAAGAAAGACGATGTTACAGAAATCAAAATTGATTTTTCTGGAAACGATGAAGCTCTTTTAAAAGACTATAAAGGTCAGTTATTAGATGCGATTCAGTTGATCATCAAACGTGTGACTCAGCACCATTTCGCAGACATTCAAACAAATGTGTTAGTGGACTGCGGTGGTTACCGTGAAGAATCAGAAGCGGCGTTGATCGAGCGCGCTGAGCACTTAAAAACAATCGCTATTGAGCAAGGTAAATCTGTTTATTACCGCGCGTTGCCTCCGAAAGAGCGCAAAGTGGTTCATCAGTACTTGGCGCAAGACGGCCGTGTTAAAAGCCGCTCTTTAGGTGATGGTCTTTACAAAAAAATCAAAATCTACCCAGCAACAAAAAGCGGTAACGGACAAGGTGGCCAAGCAAATGGTGCCGACACTGTTGCAGGCGAAAACTAG
- the mnmE gene encoding tRNA uridine-5-carboxymethylaminomethyl(34) synthesis GTPase MnmE, with protein sequence MMWNRNEQTICAISTPHGVGGIAVIRVSGPQALSISGRICKRLSKSLSNEETLQSHFQSHRAYFSEIHDLKGQKIDEAVVTYFAHGKSFTGEEVIEISCHGSPYITGQILDQLVQAGAKIAEPGEFTYRAFMNNKLDLVQAESVLSLIESRNKSAAKVALRQLEGHVSKEVEELISDLTWCLAHIEASIDFIEQGIEVVDTSELIHKLEKINGTLEKLLQSYESGRLIKDGIKVALLGEPNVGKSSLLNLLLQNDKAIVTPIAGTTRDVIDGEIIFDGMKYIISDTAGLRETQDEVEIIGIDRSRQEAEKADLLCFVFDATEKEWQRSLQMATEIQNSKKIFLLNKSDTVSADELYRIQDEISMSLGLSGAQEILATSAREATSRSHIFAAIKSAVGQFDYLDEAVISSSRQFEQAQYSFEMISKSVDELKNKTGAEFVALYLKEALLSLQKILGQVYDDQIMDRVFKEFCLGK encoded by the coding sequence ATGATGTGGAATCGAAATGAACAGACTATTTGTGCCATTTCGACTCCTCACGGAGTCGGCGGAATCGCCGTTATCCGTGTCAGTGGGCCGCAGGCGTTAAGCATCAGCGGCCGTATTTGCAAGCGATTATCAAAATCTCTTTCAAACGAGGAAACTCTTCAGTCTCATTTTCAATCCCATCGTGCCTATTTTTCTGAAATTCATGATTTAAAAGGGCAAAAGATCGACGAAGCCGTGGTGACTTACTTTGCCCATGGCAAATCGTTTACCGGTGAAGAGGTGATCGAGATCTCGTGTCATGGAAGTCCTTATATTACAGGACAGATTTTAGATCAGTTGGTTCAAGCCGGCGCTAAAATCGCCGAACCTGGTGAGTTCACTTACCGCGCCTTTATGAATAACAAACTGGATCTGGTGCAAGCTGAATCTGTTTTGTCGTTGATCGAAAGTCGTAACAAATCCGCAGCCAAGGTGGCACTTCGTCAACTGGAAGGCCATGTCTCGAAAGAAGTGGAAGAGCTGATTTCGGACCTAACGTGGTGTTTGGCCCATATCGAAGCGTCGATTGATTTTATCGAGCAAGGCATTGAAGTGGTTGACACCAGCGAGTTGATTCACAAGCTTGAAAAAATCAACGGCACCTTAGAAAAACTTCTTCAGTCCTATGAATCTGGTCGTCTGATCAAAGATGGTATTAAAGTTGCCCTGTTAGGCGAGCCGAACGTGGGTAAATCCAGCTTACTGAATTTATTACTTCAAAATGACAAAGCGATTGTCACACCGATTGCGGGAACAACTCGCGATGTGATTGATGGCGAAATTATCTTTGATGGCATGAAGTACATCATCAGTGATACGGCAGGCCTGCGCGAAACTCAGGACGAAGTGGAAATTATCGGTATCGATCGCTCGCGCCAAGAAGCTGAAAAGGCGGACCTGCTTTGTTTTGTTTTCGATGCTACTGAAAAAGAGTGGCAGCGCTCGCTGCAAATGGCGACTGAAATTCAAAACAGCAAAAAGATATTCTTATTAAACAAATCCGATACTGTTTCAGCCGATGAGCTGTACCGCATACAGGACGAGATCTCGATGAGCCTTGGTCTTTCCGGCGCTCAAGAGATTTTAGCCACATCGGCCCGTGAAGCCACCAGCCGCAGCCATATCTTTGCGGCGATCAAGTCAGCGGTGGGGCAGTTCGACTATCTAGATGAGGCGGTGATTTCGTCGTCTCGTCAATTCGAGCAGGCTCAGTACTCTTTTGAAATGATTTCAAAGTCCGTGGATGAACTCAAAAATAAGACCGGAGCAGAGTTCGTGGCCCTCTATCTGAAAGAGGCCTTGCTGTCCCTTCAAAAAATTCTTGGACAAGTCTATGACGATCAGATTATGGATAGGGTCTTTAAAGAGTTTTGCTTAGGAAAATAA